From one Leptidea sinapis chromosome 22, ilLepSina1.1, whole genome shotgun sequence genomic stretch:
- the LOC126971008 gene encoding eukaryotic translation initiation factor 2 subunit 1 produces the protein MPLSCRFYQEKYPEVEDVVMVNVRSIAEMGAYVHLLEYNNIEGMILLSELSRRRIRSINKLIRVGKTEPVVVIRVDKEKGYIDLSKRRVSAEDIDKCTERYAKAKAVNSILRHVAELLHYENSEQLEELYKRTAWLFEEKYKKKASAYDFFKQAAVDPSVLNECGLDEQTKEVLLANIKRKLTSQAVKIRADIECACYGYEGIDAVKAALKTGLSLSTVEMPIKINLIAPPLYVMTTSTPEKTDGLKALQDAIDKIKETITEAGGVFNVQMAPKVVTATDEAELARQMERAEAENAEVAGDSAEEDEDQGMGDAGADDEPQQNGASDDEDDN, from the exons ATGCCTCTTTCGTGTAGGTTTTACCAGGAAAAATATCCTGAAGTGGAGGATGTAGTTATGGTAAATGTGCGCTCAATAGCTGAAATGGGCGCGTATGTACATTTATTGGAGTATAACAATATAGAGGGCATGATTCTGCTCTCCGAATTGTCGAGGCGTCGTATCAGATCAATCAACAAACTCATCAGAGTGGGTAAAACTGAACCAGTGGTTGTCATAAGAGTTGACAAAGAGAaag GTTACATAGACTTGTCAAAACGTCGGGTCTCTGCCGAAGACATAGATAAATGCACAGAGAGGTATGCTAAAGCCAAGGCAGTCAACTCAATCCTTAGGCATGTTGCGGAACTATTACATTACGAGAACTCAGAACAATTAGAGGAACTGTACAAAAGAACTGCATGGCTGtttgaagaaaaatataaaaagaaggCCTCAGCTTATGATTTCTTCAAGCAAGCTGCTGT AGATCCCTCAGTTCTCAATGAGTGTGGTTTAGATGAACAAACAAAAGAAGTGCTACTTGCAAACATCAAACGGAAACTGACATCTCAGGCTGTCAAAATAAGGGCCGATATCGAGTGTGCCTGCTATGGTTATGAAGGGATTGATGCAGTCAAAGCTGCGTTAAAGACTGGACTGTCATTATCAACTGTTGAGATGCCAATCAAGATAAATCTGATAGCTCCTCCATTATATG TAATGACAACATCAACTCCAGAGAAGACAGACGGGCTCAAAGCATTACAAGATGCAATTGATAAAATTAAGGAAACAATAACAGAAGCCGGTGGCGTTTTCAATGTTCAGATGGCA CCTAAAGTTGTGACAGCCACAGACGAGGCAGAACTGGCTCGGCAGATGGAGAGGGCTGAAGCAGAGAATGCAGAGGTGGCTGGTGACTCCGCAGAAGAAGATGAGGATCAGG gtatgGGTGATGCGGGTGCAGATGATGAGCCGCAACAAAATGGAGCTTCAGATGATGAAGATGATAACTGA